One Stenotrophomonas maltophilia R551-3 genomic window, CGAAATCACCGCCAACTACGGGCTGCGCCGCGATGGCCGCATCAGTGTCACCAATGCCTGCCGCAACGGCGACGGAGAACGCGTGGTTGCTGAAGGCGTGGCACGCCCGGTTGCCGGCCATCCCGGCCAACTGCAGGTGCGCTTTGTGCCGGACTGGCTGAGCTGGGTGCCACTGGTCTGGGCGGACTACTGGGTCCTGGCACTGGACCCGGACTATCAGTGGGCGTTGGTCGGTGAGCCGGACCGTAAGTACCTGTGGATCCTCTCGCGCCTGCCGGAAATGGATCGCGCCCGGTTCGAACAGTTGAAAGAGAAAGCCGAGACGATGGGCTACGACCTCGGCCCACTGCGCCTGATGGCTCCGATTCGCGACACGCCCGCCGACTGAACCACGCCGCATCCGGCGCACCACGCGCGCGCCATCCGGCGCCGCGCACGCCCGGCCGCCATCTTCACGCGCTACCCTCTGCGACGGGTCGCCACAGGCGATCCAAACGACCATACGCCGTAGTATGCTTATCCAACGCACCCCTCCAGAGGACCTGCGCCCATGCTCCACCGTTTCCGTATCGCCTTGATCGTCCTGTGCACCCTCGCTCTTGTTGCCTGCAACAACGGCATCGTCAAGCGTGTTTCGGAACCGGCGGCCAGCCTGCAGCAGCTGACCGTGCGCGCCGACGGCAACTGGACCGTAGCCCTGCGCCTGCAGAACTACAGCTCGATGCCGATGACCTTCGATGATGTCTCCCTGGCCCTGACCGTCGGCGACACCGAAGCCGGCACCCTGCAGGCCAAGCCCGGCATCTCCATCGGCGGCACCTCGGCCGACGTCATCAATATCGACCTCGTGCCCAGCTCGGCCGCACGCTTGGTGGTGGCCGACGCGCTGGCCGGCAATCGCACCCTCGCTTATGGCCTGAAGGGTTCGGTGGCGGCCACGCCGCAGGAAAAGAAGCAGCGCAGCTTCGACATCAGCAGCCGCAGCACCCTCAACCAGGCCCCGGGCCTGCCCGGCGTGCTGCGCTGACTCCACTTTCCGCCGCGGCGCCTGCCGCCGCTCCCCCTGCCCCTGATCGAGACGTACCTGATGAGCAGCTACACCGCCCCGCTTTCCGACCTCCGTTTCGGCCTGCACGACGTGCTCAAGGTCGAACCCCTGTTCGCCCGCCTGGGCTTCACCGACGCCACCGCCGACGTGGTCGATGCCGTGCTGGAAGAAGCCGGCCGTTTCAGCGCCACCGTGCTGGCACCGCTCAACAGCGTCGGCGATGAGATCGGCTGCGTGCTCGACCAGGCCAGCGGCGAAGTGACCACCCCGCCCGGCTTCAAGCAGGCCTATGACCAGTTCGTGGACGGCGGCTGGACCGGCCTGACCGCCGCACCGGAGCTGGGCGGCCAGGGCCTGCCGCACACTCTGGGCGTGCCGCTCAACGAAATGATCAATGCCGCCAACCTCGCCTGGGGCAACTTCCCGCTGCTCTCGCACGGCGCCATCGAAGCCCTGAAGCAGCACGGCGAAGCGTGGCAGCACGAGGCCTTCCTGAAGCCACTGATCGAGGGCCGCTGGACCGGCACCATGTGCCTGACCGAACCGCATTGCGGCACCGACCTGGGCCTGCTCAAGACCAAGGCCGAGCCGAATGCCGACGGCAGCTATTCGATCACCGGCACCAAGATCTTCATCACCGCCGGCGAGCACGACCTGACCGGCAACATCGTGCACCTGGTGCTGGCCAAGCTGCCTGACGCGCCCCCGGGTGCGAAGGGCATCTCGCTGTTCGTCACCCCGAAATTCAAGGTCGACCGCGATGGCAATGTCGGCGAGCGCAACGCGCTGCGCTGCGGCTCGATCGAGCACAAGATGGGCATCAAGGGTTCGGTCACCTGCGTGATGAACTTCGATGGTGCGCAGGGCTACCTGGTCGGCCAGCCGCACAAGGGCCTGCAGGCCATGTTCACCATGATGAACACTGCGCGCCTGGGTGTCGGCCTGCAGGGTATCGGCCTGTCCGAGCGCGCCTACCAGAACGCGCTGAAATACAGCCGCGAGCGCCTGCAGTCGCGTTCGCTCAGCGGCGCCAAATTCCCGGACAAGCCGGCCGACCCGATCCTGGTGCACCCGGACGTGCGCCGCATGCTGCTGACCATCAAGTCGCTGGTCGAAGGCAGCCGTCTGCTGGCACTGCACGCGGCCACCCTGATCGACGTCGCCCACCACGCCGACGATGCCGCCGAGCGTGAGCGCGCCGACACCCTGGTGAGCTTCCTGACCCCGATCTCCAAGGCCTGCCAGACCGAATGGGGTATCGAGAACACCTACAACGCCCTGCAGTGCTTCGGCGGCCACGGCTACATCCGCGAACACGGCATGGAGCAGTTGGCCCGCGATGCGCGCATCACCACGCTGTATGAAGGCACCACCGGCATCCAGGCGCTGGACCTGATCGGCCGCAAGACCGCCTCCAGTCAGGGCGCCGGCCTGAAGCTGATGCTGGCCGAGATCGAGGCGTTCGCCAAGGCCAACGAGGGCAACGAAGCGCTGGCCGAGTTCATCGGCCCGCTGCGCGCCAAGGCCGCCGAATGGGGCAAGCTGACCATGGATGTGCTGCAGCGCTCGGCCGCCAATCCGGACGAACTCGGCGCGGCCAGCTACGACTACCTGTTCTATTCGGGTTACGTGGTGCTGGCCTACTGGTGGGCCCGCAGCGTGGCCGCCGCCGATGCCAGCGCGCATGGCGCCGCCTTCGCCCAGGGCAAGCGCGAGACCGCACGGTTCTACTTCGCCCGCGTGTTGCCGCGCACGCTCAGCCACGCCGCCGCGATCCAGGCCGGCGCCGCCCCGCTGATGGCGATGGACGACGAGCGCTTCGGCGCCTGAGCCGGGCGGCGCCCGGCACCCGCGGTAGTGCCGGCCGCTGGCCGGCAACCGCAACAGCAACAGCTGCATCCCGGTGGATGGCGGGACGGTATGGGCTGGCAGGACACGCCGTAAACCCATCCTTGGGGGCTCGATGGCGCCATCCATGGCGCCAACGGTCCTGCCAACCCACACCGCCCCGCCTCTGACAGTCCCCCGCGATCTGCCGTAGATCCACGCCACGCGTGGATGGAAACCACCGAAATCCATCTGGAGAAAAGCCCCCCCTTTGTTAAGGGGGGGCGCACCGACAGGTGCGGGGGATAGGAGGAATGCGCGGACCTGAATCTTGCGATTTGGGTATCGCCCTCCAGGCGATACCCAAATCGCAATGATTCAGGTATAAGCTGTTCTCCCGATGGAGACAGACACTACACGCTTGGGTCTGATCGAAGCCGGAGCCCCGATTTCTGCTCCGGGCGCCGAAGCATCGCCCAACGCCACGACGCTGCATCGCCCCGGTTCGGTCCGGCTGCTCTCGCTTGATGCCCACGGACGCGTACTGGACTGGATCACCTGGCAGGATGCTGCCTGCCTCTACGCCCGCGAAGCGGTGGCCTGGACGCTCGGCGATCCCTGCCTGCACATCCACGGCGGCATCAACCGCTTCAGCGGCCTGCAGAGCGGGATGGACCTGCACCCGATCATCGCCGCGCGTGGCCATGCCCGCTCCCGTGCGATCGACCCCACACCGAACCTGACCAACCCGGCCCTGTTCGCCCGCGACGCCCACCTGTGCATGTACTGCGGCCAGCAGTTCGGCCGCCCCACGCTTACCCGCGACCACGTCATGCCGCTGTCCAAGGGTGGCCTGGACTGCTGGGAAAACGTGGTCACCGCCTGCTTCCACTGCAACTCGCGCAAGAGCGACCGCACGCCCCAGCAGGCCGGCATGCCACTGCTGGCGGTGCCCTACCGGCCCAGCTGGATCGAGCACCTGATCCTGTCCAACCGCAACATCCTGGCCGACCAGATGGCCTTCCTGAAGGCGCAATTGCCCAAGCGGTCAAAACTGAGCACCTGAATCGCCGAAAATGCAACCCTCACCGTCCTGTCACGGACGGCGGCGTTTGCTTGCCCCACCCCCGTTTGAGGGCGAAAATGGGCGTTCAGAACAAGTGCGAACATGATGATCGACTCTGCCCGCTATCCCCGCCTCGCGCGCATCCAGACACCGGATGACCTGCGCACGTTCGACGAATCCGAATTGACGGCGGTCGCCGATGAACTGCGCGCCTACCTGATCGAATCGGTGGGCAAGAGCGGCGGCCACTTCGCCGCCGGCCTGGGCGTGATCGAACTCACCGTGGCCCTGCACTACCTGTACCAGACCCCGGTCGATCAGCTGGTCTGGGACGTCGGTCACCAGACCTATCCGCACAAGATCCTGACCGGTCGCCGCGACGAGATCCATACCGTCAAGCAGAAGGACGGCGTCGCGCCGTTCCCGAAGCGCGAGGAAAGCGAATACGACACCTTCGGCGTTGGCCACTCTTCGACCTCGATCTCGGCCGCGCTCGGCATGGCCATCGCCCGCCAGTCCGAAGGCGACGACCGCAAGGTCGTGGCGGTGATCGGTGACGGCGCGATGACCGCCGGCATGGCGTTCGAGGCGCTGATGCACGCCGGTGGCATGGAGCCCGAGCCGAACCTGCTGGTGATCCTCAACGACAACAACATGTCGATCTCCGAAGCGGTTGGCGGCCTGACCAAGATGCTGGGCCGCGCCACCGGCAGCCGCACGCTCAACGCACTGCGCGAAGGCGGCAAGAAGATCCTGGGCGACAAGAAGAACAATCCCGCGCGCTTCGTGAAGCGCTGGGAAGAACACTGGAAGGGCATGTTCGTTCCGTCCACGATGTTCGAGGAAATGGGCTTCCACTACACCGGCCCGATCGACGGCCATGACCTGCCGGCGCTGCTGTCCGCGCTGAAGACGCTGCGCGCCTCCAAGGGCCCGAAGCTGCTGCACGTGATGACCACCAAGGGCAAGGGCTACGAGCCGGCCGAAGGCGACCAGATCGGTTACCACGCGGTGGGCCCGTTCGATCCGGACAAGGGGCTGGTAGCCAAGGCCGGTGCCAAGAAGCCGACCTACACCGATGTATTCAGCGACTGGCTGTGCGATGCCGCCGCCGTCGAGCCGCACCTGTACGGCATCACCCCGGCGATGCGCGAAGGCTCCGGCCTGGTGCGTTTCAGCAAGGAATACCCGCAGCGCTATTTCGACGTGGCGATCGCCGAGCAGCACGCGGTTACCCTCGCCGCCGGCATGGCTACCCAGGGTGGCAAGCCGGTGGTGGCGATCTATTCCACCTTCCTGCAGCGCGCGTACGACCAGCTGGTGCACGACGTGGCGATCCAGGACCTGGACGTGCTGTTTGCGATCGATCGCGCCGGCGTGGTCGGCCCGGACGGCGCAACCCACGCCGGCAACCTCGACCTGAGCTTCCTGCGCTGCGTGCCGAACCTGGTGGTGATGGCACCGTCCAATGAAGCCGAGTGCCGGCAGATGCTCAGCACCGGCCTGCAGCACCCGGGCCCGGCCGCCGTGCGCTACCCGCGTGGTACCGGCACCGGCGTGGCCGCCGGCAGCGACCTGTCCACGCTGCCGATCGGCAAGGGCGAGCTGCGCCTGCAGGGCAGCCGTATTGCCCTGCTGGCCTTCGGCAGCACCGTCGCCGCGGCCGAACAGGTCGGCCGCGAACTGGGCCTGAGCGTGGTCAACATGCGCTTCATCAAGCCGCTTGACCGCGAGCTGGTGCTGGCTGTCGCCGCCCAGCACGAGGGCCTGGTGACGATCGAAGACAACGTGGTGGCCGGTGGTGCCGGTTCCGGTGTCGGCGAGCTGCTCAATGCCGAGGGCGTGCTGCGCCCGATCCTGCACCTGGGCCTGCCCGACAGCTACCAGCACCACGCCAGCCGCGAGGACCTGCTGGCTGAAGCCGGTATTGATGCCGCCGGCATCCGCGCGGCAGTGCTCAAGCGCTGGCCGCAACTGGCAACCGGCACCCCGCCGCTGAGCGCGGCCGGCTGAGGCCGGTCAGCACCACCCAGTGGATCCACGCCATGCGTGGATGGCGGAACCCCGAAAACGCGCCCCGGCCGTCAGCCGTAGCTGACCGCCTCCACGAAGGCACCACTGGCCTCCACGCGCACCGCCGCACGCTGCCCGGTATCGACAAAGTGCAGGCGTGCGAGGGTTTCGGCGAAATCGTAGGCACGGGCGCCATCGCGGAACTCGATCGGCTCCGGCCTGTCCGGGTGCAGCACGCGCCATTGGCGCTGTTCGCATTGCAGGCGGATCAACATGCGGCTCACTCCTTGAGGCAGCGTATCGACGTTGGCGTACGACCGAGCCGATACCGGCACGGACTGTCGTTGCAGATCAGGGACACCCGAGGGCGCCCTGATCGCAGAAGATACGTTGTTCAAAATGTGAGCTGTATCAGATTATTCTGATTTTCGAGGGGGACGCTCAGTTCACCTGGAACTGCGCCCGGCAGCCGTTGCTGACCCAGATGCCGCGACGGTCCCAACCCCAGGTCTGGCCTTCGATGCAGGCGCTGCGCGAATCCTGGCGGACCATGCGCACGCCACGGCGGATGCGGGCTTCGCAGTACTCCTGGCGGTGGCCGTTGGAATGACAGGTGACGACCTCGCCACCACCCCAACCGTTGCCGTTGCCATTACCCCAACCGCCCCCATTGCCCCAGCCACCACCGCGGCGGTATTCACCGACAAACTCGGCACGGCAGCCCTGGGTGACCCAGACCCCGTAGCGCGACTGCCCCCAGGTCTCACCCTCGACACACGGCGAAC contains:
- the dxs gene encoding 1-deoxy-D-xylulose-5-phosphate synthase gives rise to the protein MIDSARYPRLARIQTPDDLRTFDESELTAVADELRAYLIESVGKSGGHFAAGLGVIELTVALHYLYQTPVDQLVWDVGHQTYPHKILTGRRDEIHTVKQKDGVAPFPKREESEYDTFGVGHSSTSISAALGMAIARQSEGDDRKVVAVIGDGAMTAGMAFEALMHAGGMEPEPNLLVILNDNNMSISEAVGGLTKMLGRATGSRTLNALREGGKKILGDKKNNPARFVKRWEEHWKGMFVPSTMFEEMGFHYTGPIDGHDLPALLSALKTLRASKGPKLLHVMTTKGKGYEPAEGDQIGYHAVGPFDPDKGLVAKAGAKKPTYTDVFSDWLCDAAAVEPHLYGITPAMREGSGLVRFSKEYPQRYFDVAIAEQHAVTLAAGMATQGGKPVVAIYSTFLQRAYDQLVHDVAIQDLDVLFAIDRAGVVGPDGATHAGNLDLSFLRCVPNLVVMAPSNEAECRQMLSTGLQHPGPAAVRYPRGTGTGVAAGSDLSTLPIGKGELRLQGSRIALLAFGSTVAAAEQVGRELGLSVVNMRFIKPLDRELVLAVAAQHEGLVTIEDNVVAGGAGSGVGELLNAEGVLRPILHLGLPDSYQHHASREDLLAEAGIDAAGIRAAVLKRWPQLATGTPPLSAAG
- a CDS encoding LEA type 2 family protein, giving the protein MLHRFRIALIVLCTLALVACNNGIVKRVSEPAASLQQLTVRADGNWTVALRLQNYSSMPMTFDDVSLALTVGDTEAGTLQAKPGISIGGTSADVINIDLVPSSAARLVVADALAGNRTLAYGLKGSVAATPQEKKQRSFDISSRSTLNQAPGLPGVLR
- a CDS encoding HNH endonuclease, with amino-acid sequence METDTTRLGLIEAGAPISAPGAEASPNATTLHRPGSVRLLSLDAHGRVLDWITWQDAACLYAREAVAWTLGDPCLHIHGGINRFSGLQSGMDLHPIIAARGHARSRAIDPTPNLTNPALFARDAHLCMYCGQQFGRPTLTRDHVMPLSKGGLDCWENVVTACFHCNSRKSDRTPQQAGMPLLAVPYRPSWIEHLILSNRNILADQMAFLKAQLPKRSKLST
- a CDS encoding lipocalin family protein, producing the protein MHLRPALLACLLLAASPVIATEPVRAVDTLDIDRYAGQWHEIAHLPVSFQKQCVGEITANYGLRRDGRISVTNACRNGDGERVVAEGVARPVAGHPGQLQVRFVPDWLSWVPLVWADYWVLALDPDYQWALVGEPDRKYLWILSRLPEMDRARFEQLKEKAETMGYDLGPLRLMAPIRDTPAD
- a CDS encoding DUF3011 domain-containing protein — protein: MGKALPWRTLACTLLPMLAAAGGARAQSYGYGYDDDRYGGREGSGIVRCESIKNRSNECRLEGRARMIRQLSGSPCVEGETWGQSRYGVWVTQGCRAEFVGEYRRGGGWGNGGGWGNGNGNGWGGGEVVTCHSNGHRQEYCEARIRRGVRMVRQDSRSACIEGQTWGWDRRGIWVSNGCRAQFQVN
- a CDS encoding acyl-CoA dehydrogenase C-terminal domain-containing protein, whose product is MSSYTAPLSDLRFGLHDVLKVEPLFARLGFTDATADVVDAVLEEAGRFSATVLAPLNSVGDEIGCVLDQASGEVTTPPGFKQAYDQFVDGGWTGLTAAPELGGQGLPHTLGVPLNEMINAANLAWGNFPLLSHGAIEALKQHGEAWQHEAFLKPLIEGRWTGTMCLTEPHCGTDLGLLKTKAEPNADGSYSITGTKIFITAGEHDLTGNIVHLVLAKLPDAPPGAKGISLFVTPKFKVDRDGNVGERNALRCGSIEHKMGIKGSVTCVMNFDGAQGYLVGQPHKGLQAMFTMMNTARLGVGLQGIGLSERAYQNALKYSRERLQSRSLSGAKFPDKPADPILVHPDVRRMLLTIKSLVEGSRLLALHAATLIDVAHHADDAAERERADTLVSFLTPISKACQTEWGIENTYNALQCFGGHGYIREHGMEQLARDARITTLYEGTTGIQALDLIGRKTASSQGAGLKLMLAEIEAFAKANEGNEALAEFIGPLRAKAAEWGKLTMDVLQRSAANPDELGAASYDYLFYSGYVVLAYWWARSVAAADASAHGAAFAQGKRETARFYFARVLPRTLSHAAAIQAGAAPLMAMDDERFGA